One Rhinolophus sinicus isolate RSC01 linkage group LG06, ASM3656204v1, whole genome shotgun sequence DNA window includes the following coding sequences:
- the MAP4K2 gene encoding mitogen-activated protein kinase kinase kinase kinase 2 isoform X8 — protein sequence MALLRDVSLQDPRDRFELLQRVGAGTYGDVYKARDTVTSELAAVKIVKLDPGDDISSLQQEITILRECHHPNVVAYIGSYLRNDRLWICMEFCGGGSLQEIYHATGPLEERQIAYVCREALKGLHHLHSQGKIHRDIKGANLLLTLQGDVKLADFGVSGELTASVAKRRSFIGTPYWMAPEVAAVERKGGYNELCDVWALGITAIELGELQPPLFHLHPMRALMLMSKSSFQPPKLRDKTRWTQNFHHFLKLALTKNPKKRPTAEKLLQHPFTTQQLPRALLTQLLDKANDPHLGTPSPEDCELETYDMFPDTIHSRGQHSQAERTPSEIQFHQVKFGAPRRKETDPLNEPWEEEWTLLGKEDLSGSLLQSVQEALEERSLTIRPAVELQELDSPDDAMGTIKRAPCLGPSLPEPPAEDHLSSPPGPDSTPVLPTAWATMKQPEDSERSSCHGLPPTPKVHMGACFSKVFNGCPLRIHAAVTWIHPVTRDQFLVVGAEEGIYTLNLHELHEDTLEKLISHRCAWLYCVNNVLLSLSGKSTHIWAHDLPGLFEQRRLQQQVPLSIPTNRLTQRIIPRRFALSTKIPDTKGCLQCRVVRNPYTGSTFLLAALPASLLLLQWYEPLQKFLLLKNFSSPLPSPAGMLEPLVLDGKELPQVCVGAEGPEGPGCRVLFHVLPLEAGLTPDVLIPPEGLPGSAQQVIQVDRDTVLVCFDRCVRIVNLLGEPTATLAPVLTFDFPIETVGDPGDHR from the exons ATGGCGCTGCTGAGGGACGTGTCGCTGCAGGATCCGCGGGACCGCTTCGAGCTGCTGCAGCGCGTGGGGGCCGGGACCTATGGCGACGTCTACAAG GCCCGCGACACGGTCACGTCAGAATTGGCTGCGGTCAAGATAGTGAAGCTAGACCCAG GGGACGACATCAGCTCCCTTCAGCAGGAAATCACCATCCTGCGTGAGTGCCACCACCCCAATGTGGTGGCCTACATTGGCAGCTATCTCAG GAATGACCGCTTGTGGATTTGCATGGAGTTCTGTGGAGGAGGGTCTCTGCAGGAGATTTACCACG CTACTGGGCCCCTGGAGGAACGGCAGATTGCCTATGTCTGCCGAGAGGCACTAAAG gGGCTGCACCACTTACATTCTCAGGGGAAGATCCACAGAGACATCAAG GGAGCCAACCTTCTCCTCACTCTCCAGGGAGATGTCAAGCTGG CTGACTTTGGGGTGTCAGGCGAGCTGACGGCATCTGTGGCTAAGAGGAGGTCTTTCATTGGGACTCCATACTG GATGGCCCCGGAGGTGGCTGCCGTGGAGCGCAAAGGTGGCTACAACGAGCTGTGTGATGTCTGGGCCCTGGGCATCACCGCCATTGAGCTGGGAGAGTTGCAGCCCCCTCTATTCCACCTTCACCCCATGAG GGCCTTGATGCTCATGTCCAAGAGCAGCTTCCAGCCACCTAAGCTGAGAGACAAGACGCGCTG GACCCAGAATTTCCACCACTTCCTCAAGCTTGCCTTGACCAAGAACCCCAAGAAGAGGCCAACAGCAGAGAAGCTCCttcag CACCCATTCACAACCCAGCAGCTCCCTCGGGCTCTCCTCACACAGCTGTTGGACAAGGCCAATGACCCCCACTTGGGCACCCCCTCCCCAGAAGACTGTGAACTGGAG ACTTACGACATGTTTCCAGACACCATTCATTCCCGGGGTCAGCACAGCCAGGCTGAGAGGACCCCTTCAGAGATCCAGT TTCACCAGGTGAAATTTGGTGCCCCACGCAGGAAGGAAACGGATCCTCTAAATGAGCCG TGGGAAGAGGAGTGGACGCTGCTGGGAAAGGAGGACCTGAGTGg GAGCCTGCTGCAATCAGTCCAGGAGGCCCTGGAGGAAAG GAGCCTAACCATCCGACCAGCTGTGGAACTCCAG GAACTGGACTCTCCAGACGATGCCATGGGAACCATCAAGCGGGCCCCATGCTTGGGGCCATCCCTGCCTGAGCCTCCAGCTGAGGACCATTTATCCAGCCCCCCAG GCCCTGACAGCACCCCGGTTCTCCCCACCGCCTGGGCCACCATGAAGCAGCCGGAGGATTCTGAG agaTCGTCTTGCCACGGGCTTCCCCCGACCCCCAAGGTGCAC ATGGGCGCCTGCTTCTCCAAGGTCTTCAATGGCTGTCCCCTGCGGATCCACGCTGCTGTCACTTGGATTCACCCTGTCACCCGGG ATCAGTTCCTGGTGGTAGGGGCTGAGGAAGGCATCTACACCCTCAACCTGCATGAGCTGCACGAGGATACACTAGAGAAG CTGATTTCACACCGCTGCGCCTGGCTCTACTGTGTGAATAACGTGCTGCTGTCACTCTCAG GGAAATCCACGCACATCTGGGCCCATGACCTCCCAGGCCTGTTTGAGCAGCGGCGACTACAGCAGCAGGTtcccctctccatccccaccaATCGCCTCACCCAGCGCATCATCCCCAG GCGCTTTGCCCTGTCCACCAAGATTCCTGACACCAAAGGCTGCCTGCAGTGTCGTGTGG TGCGAAACCCCTACACAGGCAGCACGTTCCTGCTGGCCGCCTTGCCTGCCAGCCTGCTCCTGCTACAGTGGTATGAGCCGCTACAGAAGTTCCTGCTGCTGAAG AACTTCTCCAGCCCCTTGCCCAGCCCAGCAGGGATGCTGGAGCCACTGGTGTTGGATGGGAAGGAGCTGCCACAGGTGTGCGTGGGGGCTGAGGGCCCCGAGGGGCCTGGCTGTCGCGTGCTGTTCCATGTCCTGCCCCTGGAGGCTGGCTTGACACCTGATGTCCTCATACCACCTG
- the MAP4K2 gene encoding mitogen-activated protein kinase kinase kinase kinase 2 isoform X7 → MALLRDVSLQDPRDRFELLQRVGAGTYGDVYKARDTVTSELAAVKIVKLDPGDDISSLQQEITILRECHHPNVVAYIGSYLRNDRLWICMEFCGGGSLQEIYHATGPLEERQIAYVCREALKGLHHLHSQGKIHRDIKGANLLLTLQGDVKLADFGVSGELTASVAKRRSFIGTPYWMAPEVAAVERKGGYNELCDVWALGITAIELGELQPPLFHLHPMRALMLMSKSSFQPPKLRDKTRWTQNFHHFLKLALTKNPKKRPTAEKLLQHPFTTQQLPRALLTQLLDKANDPHLGTPSPEDCELETYDMFPDTIHSRGQHSQAERTPSEIQFHQVKFGAPRRKETDPLNEPWEEEWTLLGKEDLSGSLLQSVQEALEERSLTIRPAVELQVRSGRKLEVGELDSPDDAMGTIKRAPCLGPSLPEPPAEDHLSSPPGPDSTPVLPTAWATMKQPEDSERSSCHGLPPTPKVHMGACFSKVFNGCPLRIHAAVTWIHPVTRDQFLVVGAEEGIYTLNLHELHEDTLEKLISHRCAWLYCVNNVLLSLSGKSTHIWAHDLPGLFEQRRLQQQVPLSIPTNRLTQRIIPRRFALSTKIPDTKGCLQCRVVRNPYTGSTFLLAALPASLLLLQWYEPLQKFLLLKNFSSPLPSPAGMLEPLVLDGKELPQVCVGAEGPEGPGCRVLFHVLPLEAGLTPDVLIPPEGLPGSAQQVIQVDRDTVLVCFDRCVRIVNLLGEPTATLAPVLTFDFPIETVGDPGDHR, encoded by the exons ATGGCGCTGCTGAGGGACGTGTCGCTGCAGGATCCGCGGGACCGCTTCGAGCTGCTGCAGCGCGTGGGGGCCGGGACCTATGGCGACGTCTACAAG GCCCGCGACACGGTCACGTCAGAATTGGCTGCGGTCAAGATAGTGAAGCTAGACCCAG GGGACGACATCAGCTCCCTTCAGCAGGAAATCACCATCCTGCGTGAGTGCCACCACCCCAATGTGGTGGCCTACATTGGCAGCTATCTCAG GAATGACCGCTTGTGGATTTGCATGGAGTTCTGTGGAGGAGGGTCTCTGCAGGAGATTTACCACG CTACTGGGCCCCTGGAGGAACGGCAGATTGCCTATGTCTGCCGAGAGGCACTAAAG gGGCTGCACCACTTACATTCTCAGGGGAAGATCCACAGAGACATCAAG GGAGCCAACCTTCTCCTCACTCTCCAGGGAGATGTCAAGCTGG CTGACTTTGGGGTGTCAGGCGAGCTGACGGCATCTGTGGCTAAGAGGAGGTCTTTCATTGGGACTCCATACTG GATGGCCCCGGAGGTGGCTGCCGTGGAGCGCAAAGGTGGCTACAACGAGCTGTGTGATGTCTGGGCCCTGGGCATCACCGCCATTGAGCTGGGAGAGTTGCAGCCCCCTCTATTCCACCTTCACCCCATGAG GGCCTTGATGCTCATGTCCAAGAGCAGCTTCCAGCCACCTAAGCTGAGAGACAAGACGCGCTG GACCCAGAATTTCCACCACTTCCTCAAGCTTGCCTTGACCAAGAACCCCAAGAAGAGGCCAACAGCAGAGAAGCTCCttcag CACCCATTCACAACCCAGCAGCTCCCTCGGGCTCTCCTCACACAGCTGTTGGACAAGGCCAATGACCCCCACTTGGGCACCCCCTCCCCAGAAGACTGTGAACTGGAG ACTTACGACATGTTTCCAGACACCATTCATTCCCGGGGTCAGCACAGCCAGGCTGAGAGGACCCCTTCAGAGATCCAGT TTCACCAGGTGAAATTTGGTGCCCCACGCAGGAAGGAAACGGATCCTCTAAATGAGCCG TGGGAAGAGGAGTGGACGCTGCTGGGAAAGGAGGACCTGAGTGg GAGCCTGCTGCAATCAGTCCAGGAGGCCCTGGAGGAAAG GAGCCTAACCATCCGACCAGCTGTGGAACTCCAGGTTCGGAGTGGCAggaagctggaggtgggg GAACTGGACTCTCCAGACGATGCCATGGGAACCATCAAGCGGGCCCCATGCTTGGGGCCATCCCTGCCTGAGCCTCCAGCTGAGGACCATTTATCCAGCCCCCCAG GCCCTGACAGCACCCCGGTTCTCCCCACCGCCTGGGCCACCATGAAGCAGCCGGAGGATTCTGAG agaTCGTCTTGCCACGGGCTTCCCCCGACCCCCAAGGTGCAC ATGGGCGCCTGCTTCTCCAAGGTCTTCAATGGCTGTCCCCTGCGGATCCACGCTGCTGTCACTTGGATTCACCCTGTCACCCGGG ATCAGTTCCTGGTGGTAGGGGCTGAGGAAGGCATCTACACCCTCAACCTGCATGAGCTGCACGAGGATACACTAGAGAAG CTGATTTCACACCGCTGCGCCTGGCTCTACTGTGTGAATAACGTGCTGCTGTCACTCTCAG GGAAATCCACGCACATCTGGGCCCATGACCTCCCAGGCCTGTTTGAGCAGCGGCGACTACAGCAGCAGGTtcccctctccatccccaccaATCGCCTCACCCAGCGCATCATCCCCAG GCGCTTTGCCCTGTCCACCAAGATTCCTGACACCAAAGGCTGCCTGCAGTGTCGTGTGG TGCGAAACCCCTACACAGGCAGCACGTTCCTGCTGGCCGCCTTGCCTGCCAGCCTGCTCCTGCTACAGTGGTATGAGCCGCTACAGAAGTTCCTGCTGCTGAAG AACTTCTCCAGCCCCTTGCCCAGCCCAGCAGGGATGCTGGAGCCACTGGTGTTGGATGGGAAGGAGCTGCCACAGGTGTGCGTGGGGGCTGAGGGCCCCGAGGGGCCTGGCTGTCGCGTGCTGTTCCATGTCCTGCCCCTGGAGGCTGGCTTGACACCTGATGTCCTCATACCACCTG